The proteins below come from a single Macaca fascicularis isolate 582-1 chromosome 9, T2T-MFA8v1.1 genomic window:
- the LOC102123876 gene encoding large ribosomal subunit protein eL8, producing MPKGKKAKGKKVAPAPAVVKKQEAKKVVNPLFEKRPKNFGIGQDIQPKRDLTRFVKWPRYIRLQRQRVILYKRLKVPPAINQFTQALDRQTATQLLKLAHKYRPETKQEKKQRLLARAKKKAAGKGDVPTKRPPVLRAGVNTVTTLVENKKAQLVVIAHDMDPIELVVFLPALCRKMGVPYCIIKGKARLGRLVHRKTCTTVAFTQVNSEDKGTLAKLVEAIRTNYNDRYDEIRRHWGGNVLGPKSVARIAKLEKAKAKELATKLG from the coding sequence ATGCCAAAAGGAAAGAAGGCCAAGGGAAAGAAGGTGGCTCCGGCCCCTGCTGTCGTGAAAAAGCAGGAGGCCAAGAAAGTGGTGAATCCCCTGTTTGAGAAAAGACCTAAGAATTTTGGCATTGGACAGGACATCCAGCCCAAAAGAGACCTCACCCGCTTTGTGAAATGGCCTCGCTATATCAGGTTGCAGCGGCAGAGAGTCATCCTCTATAAGCGGCTGAAAGTGCCTCCTGCTATTAACCAGTTCACCCAGGCCCTGGACCGCCAAACAGCTACTCAGCTGCTTAAGCTGGCCCACAAGTACAGACCAGAGACAAAACAAGAGAAGAAGCAGAGGCTGTTGGCCCGGGCCAAGAAGAAAGCTGCTGGCAAAGGGGATGTCCCCACTAAAAGACCACCTGTCCTTCGAGCAGGAGTTAACACCGTCACCACCTTGGTGGAGAACAAGAAGGCTCAGCTGGTGGTGATCGCACATGACATGGATCCCATCGAGCTGGTTGTCTTCTTGCCTGCCCTGTGTCGTAAAATGGGGGTCCCTTACTGCATTATCAAGGGGAAGGCCAGACTGGGCCGTCTAGTCCACAGGAAGACCTGCACCACTGTCGCCTTCACACAGGTGAACTCGGAAGACAAAGGCACTTTGGCTAAGCTGGTGGAAGCTATCAGGACCAATTACAACGACAGATACGATGAGATCCGCCGTCACTGGGGCGGCAATGTCCTGGGTCCCAAGTCTGTGGCTCGTATCGCCAAGCTCGAAAAGGCAAAGGCTAAAGAACTTGCCACTAAGCTGGGTTAA